A region of Pongo pygmaeus isolate AG05252 chromosome 15, NHGRI_mPonPyg2-v2.0_pri, whole genome shotgun sequence DNA encodes the following proteins:
- the ZNF219 gene encoding zinc finger protein 219 isoform X1 — protein MRARAGGGGPGRGRGPGRGRGGRGPAHLPRPHVTLTPAPPARRPPPPPPAPPPPARGSSTAPVAFISSFSSSSLHFPEPKNVKGVHGDLSPQGSRPRAPSGHLAPSPPAFDGELDLQRFSNGPAVSAASLGMGAVSWSESRAGERRFPCPVCGKRFRFNSILALHLRAHPGAQAFQCPHCGHRAAQRALLRSHLRTHQPERPRSPAARLLLELEERALLREARLGRARSSGGMQATPATEGLARPQAPSSSAFRCPYCKGKFRTSAERERHLHILHRPWKCGLCSFGSSQEEELLHHSLTAHGAPERPLAATSAAPQPQPQPPPQPEPRSVPQPEPEPEPEREATPTPAPAAPEEPPAPPEFRCQVCGQSFTQSWFLKGHMRKHKASFDHACPVCGRCFKEPWFLKNHMKVHASKLGPLRAPGPGPGPVRAPQPPDLGLLAYEPLGPALLLAPAPTPAERREPPSLLGYLSLRAGEGRPNGEGAEPGPGRSFGGFRPLSSALPARARRHRAEEPEEEEEVVEAEEETWARGRSLGPLASLHPRPGEGPGHSASAAGAQARSTATQEENGLLVGGTRPEVGRGATGKDCPFCGKSFRSAHHLKVHLRVHTGERPYKCPHCDYAGTQSGSLKYHLQRHHREQRSGAGPGPPPEPPPPSQRGSAPQSGAKPPPQPATWVEGASSPRPPSSGAGPGSRRKPASPGRTLRNGRGGEAEPLDLSLRAGPGGEAGPGGALHRCLFCPFATGAPELMALHLQVHHSRRARGRRPPQADASPPYARVPSGETPPSPSQEGEEGSGLSRPGEAGLGGQER, from the exons CTCCACAGCACCTGTTGCCTTCATTAGCagcttttcctcctcttccctgcacTTCCCAGAACCAAAGAATGTGAAGGGGGTCCATGGAG ATCTTTCTCCACAGGGCTCACGTCCCCGCGCCCCGAGCGGCCACTTAGCGCCGTCGCCGCCGGCTTTCGACGGCGAGCTGGATCTGCAGCGATTCTCCAACGGGCCAGCCGTGAGCGCAGCGTCGCTCGGGATGGGAGCGGTGAGCTGGTCTGAGAGTCGTGCAGGCGAACGGCGCTTCCCCTGCCCTGTATGCGGGAAGCGCTTCCGCTTCAACTCCATCCTTGCTTTGCACCTGCGGGCGCACCCAGGCGCCCAGGCCTTCCAGTGCCCTCACTGCGGCCACCGCGCGGCGCAGCGGGCTCTGCTGCGCTCGCACCTGCGCACACACCAGCCCGAGCGCCCACGTAGTCCTGCTGCACGCCTGTTGCTGGAGTTGGAAGAGCGCGCGCTACTACGCGAGGCCCGACTGGGGAGAGCCCGAAGCTCAGGGGGCATGCAGGCCACCCCTGCCACTGAGGGCTTGGCGCGGCCCCAGGCTCCTTCATCGTCCGCCTTCCGTTGCCCCTACTGCAAAGGCAAGTTTCGCACCTCGGCGGAGCGCGAACGccacctgcacatcctgcataggCCCTGGAAGTGCGGCCTGTGCAGTTTCGGCTCCAGccaggaggaggagctgctgCACCACAGCCTGACGGCCCACGGGGCTCCCGAGCGTCCCCTGGCGGCCACCTCCGCTgcgcctcagcctcagcctcagcctccacccCAGCCCGAACCCAGATCAGTCCCCCAGCCGGAGCCGGAGCCGGAGCCCGAACGTGAGGCAACCCCGACCCCAGCTCCTGCCGCTCCCGAGGAGCCCCCAGCGCCTCCGGAGTTCCGCTGCCAAGTGTGCGGCCAGAGCTTTACACAGTCTTGGTTTCTCAAGGGCCACATGCGTAAGCACAAGGCCTCCTTCGATCATGCGTGTCCGGTGTGCGGCCGCTGCttcaaggagccctggttccttaAGAACCACATGAAGGTGCACGCCAGCAAGCTGGGCCCACTGCGTGCCCCGGGGCCTGGCCCCGGGCCTGTCCGGGCCCCCCAGCCTCCTGACCTCGGCCTGCTGGCCTATGAGCCGTTGGGCCCAGCGCTCCTCTTGGCCCCGGCGCCCACCCCGGCCGAGCGCCGTGAGCCCCCGAGCCTCTTGGGCTACCTGAGCCTGCGAGCTGGCGAGGGCCGGCCCAACGGCGAGGGTGCTGAGCCCGGGCCCGGCCGCAGCTTCGGAGGCTTCCGCCCGCTGTCCTCTGCTCTCCCGGCCCGGGCTCGCCGGCACCGTGCGGAGGagcctgaggaagaagaggaggtggTGGAGGCCGAGGAGGAAACCTGGGCCCGGGGCAGGTCGCTGGGCCCTCTGGCTTCCCTGCACCCGCGCCCGGGTGAGGGACCGGGGCACTCTGCCTCTGCTGCTGGGGCCCAGGCAAGATCGACCGCCACGCAGG AAGAGAATGGGCTGTTGGTTGGAGGGACCCGGCCTGAAGTGGGCCGGGGCGCCACCGGCAAGGATTGTCCCTTCTGCGGAAAATCTTTCCGCTCAGCACATCACCTCAAAGTGCATCTGCGAGTGCACACAG GCGAGCGGCCCTACAAGTGTCCGCACTGCGACTACGCGGGCACCCAGTCCGGCTCGCTCAAGTATCACCTACAGCGCCACCACCGGGAGCAGAGGAGCGGGGCCGGCCCCGGGCCACCCCCGGAGCCACCGCCTCCTTCCCAGCGGGGTTCGGCCCCGCAATCTGGAGCCAAGCCGCCTCCGCAGCCTGCGACGTGGGTGGAGGGCGCCTCAAGTCCCCGGCCTCCTTCTAGCGGTGCTGGGCCGGGGTCCCGTCGGAAGCCCGCCAGCCCTGGGAGGACCCTGCGCAACGGGCGAGGCGGTGAGGCCGAACCCCTGGACCTGTCCTTGCGGGCAGGGCCGGGAGGCGAGGCCGGGCCTGGGGGTGCCCTCCACCGCTGCCTCTTCTGCCCTTTCGCCACTGGAGCCCCAGAGCTCATGGCCTTGCACCTTCAAGTGCACCACAGCCGCCGGGCTAGGGGCCGCCGGCCACCTCAGGCTGACGCGTCCCCGCCCTATGCCCGAGTACCATCAGGAGAGACCCCTCCCAGTCCTTcgcaggaaggggaggagggctCCGGGCTGTCCAGACCCggagaggcagggctggggggGCAAGAACGGTAG
- the ZNF219 gene encoding zinc finger protein 219 isoform X5 — protein sequence MEGSRPRAPSGHLAPSPPAFDGELDLQRFSNGPAVSAASLGMGAVSWSESRAGERRFPCPVCGKRFRFNSILALHLRAHPGAQAFQCPHCGHRAAQRALLRSHLRTHQPERPRSPAARLLLELEERALLREARLGRARSSGGMQATPATEGLARPQAPSSSAFRCPYCKGKFRTSAERERHLHILHRPWKCGLCSFGSSQEEELLHHSLTAHGAPERPLAATSAAPQPQPQPPPQPEPRSVPQPEPEPEPEREATPTPAPAAPEEPPAPPEFRCQVCGQSFTQSWFLKGHMRKHKASFDHACPVCGRCFKEPWFLKNHMKVHASKLGPLRAPGPGPGPVRAPQPPDLGLLAYEPLGPALLLAPAPTPAERREPPSLLGYLSLRAGEGRPNGEGAEPGPGRSFGGFRPLSSALPARARRHRAEEPEEEEEVVEAEEETWARGRSLGPLASLHPRPGEGPGHSASAAGAQARSTATQEENGLLVGGTRPEVGRGATGKDCPFCGKSFRSAHHLKVHLRVHTGERPYKCPHCDYAGTQSGSLKYHLQRHHREQRSGAGPGPPPEPPPPSQRGSAPQSGAKPPPQPATWVEGASSPRPPSSGAGPGSRRKPASPGRTLRNGRGGEAEPLDLSLRAGPGGEAGPGGALHRCLFCPFATGAPELMALHLQVHHSRRARGRRPPQADASPPYARVPSGETPPSPSQEGEEGSGLSRPGEAGLGGQER from the exons ATGGAG GGCTCACGTCCCCGCGCCCCGAGCGGCCACTTAGCGCCGTCGCCGCCGGCTTTCGACGGCGAGCTGGATCTGCAGCGATTCTCCAACGGGCCAGCCGTGAGCGCAGCGTCGCTCGGGATGGGAGCGGTGAGCTGGTCTGAGAGTCGTGCAGGCGAACGGCGCTTCCCCTGCCCTGTATGCGGGAAGCGCTTCCGCTTCAACTCCATCCTTGCTTTGCACCTGCGGGCGCACCCAGGCGCCCAGGCCTTCCAGTGCCCTCACTGCGGCCACCGCGCGGCGCAGCGGGCTCTGCTGCGCTCGCACCTGCGCACACACCAGCCCGAGCGCCCACGTAGTCCTGCTGCACGCCTGTTGCTGGAGTTGGAAGAGCGCGCGCTACTACGCGAGGCCCGACTGGGGAGAGCCCGAAGCTCAGGGGGCATGCAGGCCACCCCTGCCACTGAGGGCTTGGCGCGGCCCCAGGCTCCTTCATCGTCCGCCTTCCGTTGCCCCTACTGCAAAGGCAAGTTTCGCACCTCGGCGGAGCGCGAACGccacctgcacatcctgcataggCCCTGGAAGTGCGGCCTGTGCAGTTTCGGCTCCAGccaggaggaggagctgctgCACCACAGCCTGACGGCCCACGGGGCTCCCGAGCGTCCCCTGGCGGCCACCTCCGCTgcgcctcagcctcagcctcagcctccacccCAGCCCGAACCCAGATCAGTCCCCCAGCCGGAGCCGGAGCCGGAGCCCGAACGTGAGGCAACCCCGACCCCAGCTCCTGCCGCTCCCGAGGAGCCCCCAGCGCCTCCGGAGTTCCGCTGCCAAGTGTGCGGCCAGAGCTTTACACAGTCTTGGTTTCTCAAGGGCCACATGCGTAAGCACAAGGCCTCCTTCGATCATGCGTGTCCGGTGTGCGGCCGCTGCttcaaggagccctggttccttaAGAACCACATGAAGGTGCACGCCAGCAAGCTGGGCCCACTGCGTGCCCCGGGGCCTGGCCCCGGGCCTGTCCGGGCCCCCCAGCCTCCTGACCTCGGCCTGCTGGCCTATGAGCCGTTGGGCCCAGCGCTCCTCTTGGCCCCGGCGCCCACCCCGGCCGAGCGCCGTGAGCCCCCGAGCCTCTTGGGCTACCTGAGCCTGCGAGCTGGCGAGGGCCGGCCCAACGGCGAGGGTGCTGAGCCCGGGCCCGGCCGCAGCTTCGGAGGCTTCCGCCCGCTGTCCTCTGCTCTCCCGGCCCGGGCTCGCCGGCACCGTGCGGAGGagcctgaggaagaagaggaggtggTGGAGGCCGAGGAGGAAACCTGGGCCCGGGGCAGGTCGCTGGGCCCTCTGGCTTCCCTGCACCCGCGCCCGGGTGAGGGACCGGGGCACTCTGCCTCTGCTGCTGGGGCCCAGGCAAGATCGACCGCCACGCAGG AAGAGAATGGGCTGTTGGTTGGAGGGACCCGGCCTGAAGTGGGCCGGGGCGCCACCGGCAAGGATTGTCCCTTCTGCGGAAAATCTTTCCGCTCAGCACATCACCTCAAAGTGCATCTGCGAGTGCACACAG GCGAGCGGCCCTACAAGTGTCCGCACTGCGACTACGCGGGCACCCAGTCCGGCTCGCTCAAGTATCACCTACAGCGCCACCACCGGGAGCAGAGGAGCGGGGCCGGCCCCGGGCCACCCCCGGAGCCACCGCCTCCTTCCCAGCGGGGTTCGGCCCCGCAATCTGGAGCCAAGCCGCCTCCGCAGCCTGCGACGTGGGTGGAGGGCGCCTCAAGTCCCCGGCCTCCTTCTAGCGGTGCTGGGCCGGGGTCCCGTCGGAAGCCCGCCAGCCCTGGGAGGACCCTGCGCAACGGGCGAGGCGGTGAGGCCGAACCCCTGGACCTGTCCTTGCGGGCAGGGCCGGGAGGCGAGGCCGGGCCTGGGGGTGCCCTCCACCGCTGCCTCTTCTGCCCTTTCGCCACTGGAGCCCCAGAGCTCATGGCCTTGCACCTTCAAGTGCACCACAGCCGCCGGGCTAGGGGCCGCCGGCCACCTCAGGCTGACGCGTCCCCGCCCTATGCCCGAGTACCATCAGGAGAGACCCCTCCCAGTCCTTcgcaggaaggggaggagggctCCGGGCTGTCCAGACCCggagaggcagggctggggggGCAAGAACGGTAG
- the ZNF219 gene encoding zinc finger protein 219 isoform X3, translating into MLGQKERQSQLLPCSTAPVAFISSFSSSSLHFPEPKNVKGVHGDLSPQGSRPRAPSGHLAPSPPAFDGELDLQRFSNGPAVSAASLGMGAVSWSESRAGERRFPCPVCGKRFRFNSILALHLRAHPGAQAFQCPHCGHRAAQRALLRSHLRTHQPERPRSPAARLLLELEERALLREARLGRARSSGGMQATPATEGLARPQAPSSSAFRCPYCKGKFRTSAERERHLHILHRPWKCGLCSFGSSQEEELLHHSLTAHGAPERPLAATSAAPQPQPQPPPQPEPRSVPQPEPEPEPEREATPTPAPAAPEEPPAPPEFRCQVCGQSFTQSWFLKGHMRKHKASFDHACPVCGRCFKEPWFLKNHMKVHASKLGPLRAPGPGPGPVRAPQPPDLGLLAYEPLGPALLLAPAPTPAERREPPSLLGYLSLRAGEGRPNGEGAEPGPGRSFGGFRPLSSALPARARRHRAEEPEEEEEVVEAEEETWARGRSLGPLASLHPRPGEGPGHSASAAGAQARSTATQEENGLLVGGTRPEVGRGATGKDCPFCGKSFRSAHHLKVHLRVHTGERPYKCPHCDYAGTQSGSLKYHLQRHHREQRSGAGPGPPPEPPPPSQRGSAPQSGAKPPPQPATWVEGASSPRPPSSGAGPGSRRKPASPGRTLRNGRGGEAEPLDLSLRAGPGGEAGPGGALHRCLFCPFATGAPELMALHLQVHHSRRARGRRPPQADASPPYARVPSGETPPSPSQEGEEGSGLSRPGEAGLGGQER; encoded by the exons CTCCACAGCACCTGTTGCCTTCATTAGCagcttttcctcctcttccctgcacTTCCCAGAACCAAAGAATGTGAAGGGGGTCCATGGAG ATCTTTCTCCACAGGGCTCACGTCCCCGCGCCCCGAGCGGCCACTTAGCGCCGTCGCCGCCGGCTTTCGACGGCGAGCTGGATCTGCAGCGATTCTCCAACGGGCCAGCCGTGAGCGCAGCGTCGCTCGGGATGGGAGCGGTGAGCTGGTCTGAGAGTCGTGCAGGCGAACGGCGCTTCCCCTGCCCTGTATGCGGGAAGCGCTTCCGCTTCAACTCCATCCTTGCTTTGCACCTGCGGGCGCACCCAGGCGCCCAGGCCTTCCAGTGCCCTCACTGCGGCCACCGCGCGGCGCAGCGGGCTCTGCTGCGCTCGCACCTGCGCACACACCAGCCCGAGCGCCCACGTAGTCCTGCTGCACGCCTGTTGCTGGAGTTGGAAGAGCGCGCGCTACTACGCGAGGCCCGACTGGGGAGAGCCCGAAGCTCAGGGGGCATGCAGGCCACCCCTGCCACTGAGGGCTTGGCGCGGCCCCAGGCTCCTTCATCGTCCGCCTTCCGTTGCCCCTACTGCAAAGGCAAGTTTCGCACCTCGGCGGAGCGCGAACGccacctgcacatcctgcataggCCCTGGAAGTGCGGCCTGTGCAGTTTCGGCTCCAGccaggaggaggagctgctgCACCACAGCCTGACGGCCCACGGGGCTCCCGAGCGTCCCCTGGCGGCCACCTCCGCTgcgcctcagcctcagcctcagcctccacccCAGCCCGAACCCAGATCAGTCCCCCAGCCGGAGCCGGAGCCGGAGCCCGAACGTGAGGCAACCCCGACCCCAGCTCCTGCCGCTCCCGAGGAGCCCCCAGCGCCTCCGGAGTTCCGCTGCCAAGTGTGCGGCCAGAGCTTTACACAGTCTTGGTTTCTCAAGGGCCACATGCGTAAGCACAAGGCCTCCTTCGATCATGCGTGTCCGGTGTGCGGCCGCTGCttcaaggagccctggttccttaAGAACCACATGAAGGTGCACGCCAGCAAGCTGGGCCCACTGCGTGCCCCGGGGCCTGGCCCCGGGCCTGTCCGGGCCCCCCAGCCTCCTGACCTCGGCCTGCTGGCCTATGAGCCGTTGGGCCCAGCGCTCCTCTTGGCCCCGGCGCCCACCCCGGCCGAGCGCCGTGAGCCCCCGAGCCTCTTGGGCTACCTGAGCCTGCGAGCTGGCGAGGGCCGGCCCAACGGCGAGGGTGCTGAGCCCGGGCCCGGCCGCAGCTTCGGAGGCTTCCGCCCGCTGTCCTCTGCTCTCCCGGCCCGGGCTCGCCGGCACCGTGCGGAGGagcctgaggaagaagaggaggtggTGGAGGCCGAGGAGGAAACCTGGGCCCGGGGCAGGTCGCTGGGCCCTCTGGCTTCCCTGCACCCGCGCCCGGGTGAGGGACCGGGGCACTCTGCCTCTGCTGCTGGGGCCCAGGCAAGATCGACCGCCACGCAGG AAGAGAATGGGCTGTTGGTTGGAGGGACCCGGCCTGAAGTGGGCCGGGGCGCCACCGGCAAGGATTGTCCCTTCTGCGGAAAATCTTTCCGCTCAGCACATCACCTCAAAGTGCATCTGCGAGTGCACACAG GCGAGCGGCCCTACAAGTGTCCGCACTGCGACTACGCGGGCACCCAGTCCGGCTCGCTCAAGTATCACCTACAGCGCCACCACCGGGAGCAGAGGAGCGGGGCCGGCCCCGGGCCACCCCCGGAGCCACCGCCTCCTTCCCAGCGGGGTTCGGCCCCGCAATCTGGAGCCAAGCCGCCTCCGCAGCCTGCGACGTGGGTGGAGGGCGCCTCAAGTCCCCGGCCTCCTTCTAGCGGTGCTGGGCCGGGGTCCCGTCGGAAGCCCGCCAGCCCTGGGAGGACCCTGCGCAACGGGCGAGGCGGTGAGGCCGAACCCCTGGACCTGTCCTTGCGGGCAGGGCCGGGAGGCGAGGCCGGGCCTGGGGGTGCCCTCCACCGCTGCCTCTTCTGCCCTTTCGCCACTGGAGCCCCAGAGCTCATGGCCTTGCACCTTCAAGTGCACCACAGCCGCCGGGCTAGGGGCCGCCGGCCACCTCAGGCTGACGCGTCCCCGCCCTATGCCCGAGTACCATCAGGAGAGACCCCTCCCAGTCCTTcgcaggaaggggaggagggctCCGGGCTGTCCAGACCCggagaggcagggctggggggGCAAGAACGGTAG
- the ZNF219 gene encoding zinc finger protein 219 isoform X4 produces MNPIRSTAPVAFISSFSSSSLHFPEPKNVKGVHGDLSPQGSRPRAPSGHLAPSPPAFDGELDLQRFSNGPAVSAASLGMGAVSWSESRAGERRFPCPVCGKRFRFNSILALHLRAHPGAQAFQCPHCGHRAAQRALLRSHLRTHQPERPRSPAARLLLELEERALLREARLGRARSSGGMQATPATEGLARPQAPSSSAFRCPYCKGKFRTSAERERHLHILHRPWKCGLCSFGSSQEEELLHHSLTAHGAPERPLAATSAAPQPQPQPPPQPEPRSVPQPEPEPEPEREATPTPAPAAPEEPPAPPEFRCQVCGQSFTQSWFLKGHMRKHKASFDHACPVCGRCFKEPWFLKNHMKVHASKLGPLRAPGPGPGPVRAPQPPDLGLLAYEPLGPALLLAPAPTPAERREPPSLLGYLSLRAGEGRPNGEGAEPGPGRSFGGFRPLSSALPARARRHRAEEPEEEEEVVEAEEETWARGRSLGPLASLHPRPGEGPGHSASAAGAQARSTATQEENGLLVGGTRPEVGRGATGKDCPFCGKSFRSAHHLKVHLRVHTGERPYKCPHCDYAGTQSGSLKYHLQRHHREQRSGAGPGPPPEPPPPSQRGSAPQSGAKPPPQPATWVEGASSPRPPSSGAGPGSRRKPASPGRTLRNGRGGEAEPLDLSLRAGPGGEAGPGGALHRCLFCPFATGAPELMALHLQVHHSRRARGRRPPQADASPPYARVPSGETPPSPSQEGEEGSGLSRPGEAGLGGQER; encoded by the exons CTCCACAGCACCTGTTGCCTTCATTAGCagcttttcctcctcttccctgcacTTCCCAGAACCAAAGAATGTGAAGGGGGTCCATGGAG ATCTTTCTCCACAGGGCTCACGTCCCCGCGCCCCGAGCGGCCACTTAGCGCCGTCGCCGCCGGCTTTCGACGGCGAGCTGGATCTGCAGCGATTCTCCAACGGGCCAGCCGTGAGCGCAGCGTCGCTCGGGATGGGAGCGGTGAGCTGGTCTGAGAGTCGTGCAGGCGAACGGCGCTTCCCCTGCCCTGTATGCGGGAAGCGCTTCCGCTTCAACTCCATCCTTGCTTTGCACCTGCGGGCGCACCCAGGCGCCCAGGCCTTCCAGTGCCCTCACTGCGGCCACCGCGCGGCGCAGCGGGCTCTGCTGCGCTCGCACCTGCGCACACACCAGCCCGAGCGCCCACGTAGTCCTGCTGCACGCCTGTTGCTGGAGTTGGAAGAGCGCGCGCTACTACGCGAGGCCCGACTGGGGAGAGCCCGAAGCTCAGGGGGCATGCAGGCCACCCCTGCCACTGAGGGCTTGGCGCGGCCCCAGGCTCCTTCATCGTCCGCCTTCCGTTGCCCCTACTGCAAAGGCAAGTTTCGCACCTCGGCGGAGCGCGAACGccacctgcacatcctgcataggCCCTGGAAGTGCGGCCTGTGCAGTTTCGGCTCCAGccaggaggaggagctgctgCACCACAGCCTGACGGCCCACGGGGCTCCCGAGCGTCCCCTGGCGGCCACCTCCGCTgcgcctcagcctcagcctcagcctccacccCAGCCCGAACCCAGATCAGTCCCCCAGCCGGAGCCGGAGCCGGAGCCCGAACGTGAGGCAACCCCGACCCCAGCTCCTGCCGCTCCCGAGGAGCCCCCAGCGCCTCCGGAGTTCCGCTGCCAAGTGTGCGGCCAGAGCTTTACACAGTCTTGGTTTCTCAAGGGCCACATGCGTAAGCACAAGGCCTCCTTCGATCATGCGTGTCCGGTGTGCGGCCGCTGCttcaaggagccctggttccttaAGAACCACATGAAGGTGCACGCCAGCAAGCTGGGCCCACTGCGTGCCCCGGGGCCTGGCCCCGGGCCTGTCCGGGCCCCCCAGCCTCCTGACCTCGGCCTGCTGGCCTATGAGCCGTTGGGCCCAGCGCTCCTCTTGGCCCCGGCGCCCACCCCGGCCGAGCGCCGTGAGCCCCCGAGCCTCTTGGGCTACCTGAGCCTGCGAGCTGGCGAGGGCCGGCCCAACGGCGAGGGTGCTGAGCCCGGGCCCGGCCGCAGCTTCGGAGGCTTCCGCCCGCTGTCCTCTGCTCTCCCGGCCCGGGCTCGCCGGCACCGTGCGGAGGagcctgaggaagaagaggaggtggTGGAGGCCGAGGAGGAAACCTGGGCCCGGGGCAGGTCGCTGGGCCCTCTGGCTTCCCTGCACCCGCGCCCGGGTGAGGGACCGGGGCACTCTGCCTCTGCTGCTGGGGCCCAGGCAAGATCGACCGCCACGCAGG AAGAGAATGGGCTGTTGGTTGGAGGGACCCGGCCTGAAGTGGGCCGGGGCGCCACCGGCAAGGATTGTCCCTTCTGCGGAAAATCTTTCCGCTCAGCACATCACCTCAAAGTGCATCTGCGAGTGCACACAG GCGAGCGGCCCTACAAGTGTCCGCACTGCGACTACGCGGGCACCCAGTCCGGCTCGCTCAAGTATCACCTACAGCGCCACCACCGGGAGCAGAGGAGCGGGGCCGGCCCCGGGCCACCCCCGGAGCCACCGCCTCCTTCCCAGCGGGGTTCGGCCCCGCAATCTGGAGCCAAGCCGCCTCCGCAGCCTGCGACGTGGGTGGAGGGCGCCTCAAGTCCCCGGCCTCCTTCTAGCGGTGCTGGGCCGGGGTCCCGTCGGAAGCCCGCCAGCCCTGGGAGGACCCTGCGCAACGGGCGAGGCGGTGAGGCCGAACCCCTGGACCTGTCCTTGCGGGCAGGGCCGGGAGGCGAGGCCGGGCCTGGGGGTGCCCTCCACCGCTGCCTCTTCTGCCCTTTCGCCACTGGAGCCCCAGAGCTCATGGCCTTGCACCTTCAAGTGCACCACAGCCGCCGGGCTAGGGGCCGCCGGCCACCTCAGGCTGACGCGTCCCCGCCCTATGCCCGAGTACCATCAGGAGAGACCCCTCCCAGTCCTTcgcaggaaggggaggagggctCCGGGCTGTCCAGACCCggagaggcagggctggggggGCAAGAACGGTAG